The following are encoded together in the Panicum virgatum strain AP13 chromosome 6K, P.virgatum_v5, whole genome shotgun sequence genome:
- the LOC120712677 gene encoding blue copper protein-like, with amino-acid sequence MAASRSALIALLVVVSCTAAASAVTFTVGDTQGWSLRGDYATWASGKDFKVGDTLLFNFATGAHDVLEVSKSDYDGCNTGNAMNNIQTGPATVNLTSAGDHYYICGISGHCGGGMKLAVNVGSGSGSPSPSTPSAPGTPTPTTPGTPTPPAPAGPAPSAAPARRAAGPALAVATGVLLKLAMF; translated from the exons ATGGCGGCGTCCCGTTCCGCTCTTATCGCGCTGCTCGTCGTCGTGAGCTGCaccgcggcggcctcggcggtcaCGTTCACCGTCGGCGACACGCAGGGGTGGAGTCTGCGCGGCGACTACGCCACCTGGGCCAGCGGCAAGGACTTCAAGGTCGGAGACACGCTAT TGTTCAACTTCGCCACCGGGGCCCACGATGTGCTGGAGGTCTCCAAGAGCGACTACGATGGCTGCAACACCGGCAACGCCATGAACAACATCCAGACCGGCCCGGCCACCGTCAACCTCACCTCCGCCGGCGACCACTACTACATCTGTGGCATCAGCGgccactgcggcggcggcatgaaGCTCGCCGTCAAcgtcggctccggctccggctccccctccccctcgacGCCGTCCGCCCCCGGCACCCCAACGCCCACCACCCCCGGCACCCCTAcgccccccgcccccgccggccccgccccgagcgccgcgcccgcgcgccgcgcggccggccccgccctcgccgtcgccaccggCGTGCTCCTCAAGCTCGCCATGTTCTGA